aactgaaaggcatccagaacaATGTCAGAGTATTTCTGTTCCAAATGTGCGTGTGGGGCCATGTGGCACAGACGCTCATGCCAGCTCATTACAGCATGAGACCAGCAGTTTATTGCTCACTAAAGACAGAATGAATGCAGAAAAGGCTGAATTCTGTGATAAAAGCAAACAGTCTGGCATAGCAGTGAGCCAGCAGAGCAGATGGCCTGAAAGTAAAGAAACATGTAATGACAGGCaggttcccagcactggggaaaaggTAGATCCAAATGTTGATTCCCTCTGTGGTAGAAAGAAGTGGAATCATTCGAAAAGTCTGTGCCCTGAGAATTCTGGAGCTACCACCGATGTTTCTTGGATGATGCTAAATAGCAGCATTCAGAAAGTCAATGAGTGGTTTTCCAGAACTGGTGAAATGTTAACTTCTGACAGCGCATCTGACAGGAGGCATGAGTCAAATGCTGAAGCAGCTGTTGTGTTGGAAGTTTCAAACGAAGTGGATGGATGTttcaattcttcaaagaaaatagACTTAGCAGCCCCCGGACCCCATAATGCTTTAATGTATGAAAGTGGAAGAGACTTCTCCAAATCAGTAGAGAATAATATGAACGATAAAATATTTGGGAAAACCTATCAGAGAAAGGGAAGCCGCCCTCACTTAAACCATGTGACTGAAATTATAGGCACACTTACTACAGAACCACAGATAACACAAGAGCAGCCCttcacaaataaattaaaacGTAAAAGAAGTACATGCCTTCATCCTGAGGACTTTATCAGGAAAGCAGATTTAACAGTTGTTCAAAGGACTCCTGAAGATATAAATCAGGGAACTGGCCAAGTGGAGCCAAATGGGCAAGCAGTGAGTATTACCAGTAactttcaggaaaacaaaacaacaggtaATAatcttcagaaagagaaaaacactcATCCAATAGAATCATTGAGAAAGGAACCTGCTTTCACAGCTAAAGCCAGATCTGTAAGCAACAGTATAAGTGATTTGGAGGTAGAATTAAATATCCACAGTTCAAAAGCACCTAAGAAAAATAGACTGAGGAGGAAGCCTTCTACCAGGTGTGCTCTTCCACTTGAACCAATCAGTAGAAATCCAAGCCCACCTGCTCGTGCTGAACTTCACATCGATAGTTGTGGTAGCagtgaagaaacaaagaaaaacaattctaACCAAACGCCAGCCAGGCGCATTAGAGCACCTCAACTCATCGAAGACACTGAACCTGCAGATGATGCCAAGAAGAACGAGCCAAATGAACACGTAAGGAAGAGAAGTGCCAGCGATGCCTTCCCAGAAGAGAAATTAATGAACAAAGCTGGTTTATTAACTAGCTGTTCAAGTCCTAGGAAACCTCAAGGACCTGTCAATCCTAGTCCTCAGAGAAAAGGAATAGAGCAACTTGAAACATGCCAAATGCCTGATAATACCAAAGAACTCGGGGATCTGGTCTTGGGAGAAGAGCCCAGTGGCAAACCCACTGACCGATCTGAGGAGAGCACCAGCGTATCCTTGGTACCTGACACTGACTGCGACACTCAGAACAGTGTCTCAGTCCTGGAAGCTACCACTGTCAGATATGCAAGAACAGGATCAGTGCAGTGTATGACTCAGTTTGTCGCAAGTGAAAACCCCAAGGAGCTTGTCAATGGTTCTAACAATGCTGGAAGTGGCACAGAGTGCTTCAAGCACCCCTTGAGACAGGAGCTTAACCACAGTCAGGAGACAAGGGAAATGGAAGACAGTGAACTCGATACTCAGTGTTTGCAGAATACATTTCAGGTTTCAAAGCGCCAgtcatttgctttattttcaaaACCTAGAAGTCCCCAAAAGGACGGTGCTCACTCTGTGCCCTCAAAGGAATCGAGTCCAAAGGTGACTCCTAAaggcaaacaaaaagaatgtcaCGGACAGGAAGAGTCTGAAATCAGTCACGTACGGGCAGTTATGGCCACAGTGGACTTACCTGTGCCCTGTCAGGAAGGTAAGCCAGGTGTTAATAGAATGTGTGCTGGGGTTTCTAGGCTTTGTCTATCATCTCATTACAGAAGCGGTGAGAATGGACTCAGCACCACAGGTAAATCTGGAATTTCACAAAACTCACATTTTAAACAATCAGTTTCTCCCATCAGGTCATCTATAAAAACTGACAGTAGAAAACCTCTGACAGAGGGACGATTTGAGAAACATAAATCGTCAACTGAAAAGGCAATGGAAAATGAGACCCTTATTCAAAGTACAGTGCACACAATTAGCCAGGATAACAGAGGAAATGCTTGTCAAGAAGCCAGCTTAGGCAGTATTAATGAAGTATGTTCCACTGGTGAAAACTTCCGGGGACAACTAGGTAGAAACAGAGGGCCTAAGGGAAACACCATGCTTCCATTAGATAGTACGCAGCCTGGTGTCTGTAAGCAAAGTGTTCCTGTAAGTGATAAGTATCTTGAAATTAGAAAGCAGGAGGATGAGGCTGTCGGTATAGACTTCTCTCCGTCTCTGTTCTCAGATCATCTGGAACAACCTATGAGAAGTGGTAAAATTTTTCAGATTTGCTCTGAGACACCTGATGACCTGTTGGATGATGTTGAAATACGGGAAAATACTAGCTTCGGTGAAGGTAACATAATGGAGAGGTCTGCTGTTTTTAATGGGAGTGTCCTGAGAAGAGAGTCCAGTAGGAGCCCTAGCCCTGTAACCCATGCATTGATGTCTCAGAGTCTCCGCAGAGGGGCTAGGAAGTTAGAATCCTCCGAAGAGAGCGACTCTGCAGAGGATGAAGATCTTCCTTGCTTCCAACACTTGCTGAGCAGAATAAGCAACACGCCTGAACTTCCCAGATGCAGCAGTGTTGTGACACAGCCTATGTCAGAGAAAGCGGACGGGGCCCGAGCACCATGGAAGGGTAGCATCAGTGACTGCAGTAACGAGGTGATCTTGATAGAGGCATCTCAGGAACATCCCTTTAGTGAAGATCCAAAATGCTCTGGCAGCATGTTCTCTTCACAGCACAGTGCTGCCCCAGGTTCTCCTGCAAACGCAGAGTCCCAGGATCCCAGTTTTAATCCACCTTCCAAACAAAGGAGTCACCAGTCTGAGAATGAAGAAGCTTTCCTAAGTGACAAGGAATTGATTTCTGATAATGAGGAAATGGCAGCTTGCCAAGAAGAGGATAACGATCAAGAAGAGGATAGTATAATCCCAGATTCAGGTAGTTTGGTTGGTTTATTTCACCAGTTTATAGAAGTGAGCTGAACATATACAGTCAGATCTCcttcctagggctggagagactccagtggttaagagtaggtacttttgggagttggggatggctggagagatggcttagctgttaaaagcactggctgctcttcaagatgatgtaggttcaattcccagcatccatgtggcagctcatgTTTTTCTGTCACTTCAATTCCAGGGGGATCTAATAAATTCAAATggaggcaggcaaaacaccaatgcacattaaaaagtaaaaaagtagaTACTTCTTATAATAAGCCAaagttgagttcccagcacccatgtcaggtgactcATAACCACCTGTGGCTCCAGGGGTCGAGGATCTAATGCCTCCGGCTTCCATGAGTATCTGCTGCGTTCATATATAAGCCCACACATACATAGTTAAAAatgaagggggctggagagatggttcagaggttaagagcactgaccgctcttccaggggtcctgagttcaattcccagcaaccacacagtggctcacaaccatctgtaatgggatctgatgccctctcctggtgtgtctgaagacagtgacagtgtactcatatacataaaatatataaatttttaaaaatgtttgaaaacataaataaaagtaaaatatttgtaatacCTTATGCAGCCAGAATGTCTGGGAGCGTGAACTCGAATGACCTAATTTCAATAGACTTGCTTCTAGTTTTTATGGCAGaattttttctgatttgtttggggtctttttggttttactttttggACAGAGTCtgtctatatagctctggctagcctggaacagatatctacctgcctctgcctcccaaaatctgagattaaatatattcattacCTCACCTGTTGTTCTGAAAGGAAATCCAGTGTCCCAAATATAGTCATTTATGTGACGTGAGGATAAAGCTATGCAAGGGAAGGAATAGATACTGCAGGCTGCAGGGTTCATGATCCAATTTTACATCTGACTCTTACTGTATTGTCATTTTGTGTGAAGCAGCATCTGGATATGAGAGTGAAACGAACCTCTCTGAAGACTGCTCACAGAGTGATATTTTAACCACTCAGGTAAGAAGCATGCACAAGTCTGTAATGTCCTCTGTACGGTGGTGTGAGCTCTCCATTCTCACACATGCTCATTTCGTCATTGGGTTAATGATCTGACATACATGATCCCTTGTTTTTTCCTCAAGTGAGATTTCTGAGGCATCTAGGTGGAACTTACTATCTTTTATGTCCACCGTCTAGCTCACTGTAGAACACCAAATCTACCTTTAGAACCAGCCAGATCTAAAAACCCTACTTGCCCCATAGCAAAATTATATGAAAGCACTATTGTATCAAAAAGAGATCTGCTTATTCTCTGAACCAAATTGAAGCCTACAGAATTCTTTCCACTAGAGGTCGTCTTGCTTTTCACTGTGTTATggatatttcttttaatttttctcttttataatctAGTTTTTTAATATCTATAAGTCATCTCTTTGTACTTGGAAAAGAATGTACATGGTATTCACTCCTGCACCTAGTAATTGCCACAGATGACTGGCTACTTTTGGATGGGGTTGTGTGAGTGCTTCTGCACAAAAGCCAGGACAGACTCTTGGGAAAACATTACCTTTCTCACAGGCAGAACTTAGTTCTATCACctaactttctttttgtttttaaaaaaaaaaaaagtcccaaacTTGCATTTCAAACCTTAGATTTGTCTAGGTCTTTCTTTCCTGTATTTATCTCTTATTAGCTAGGCAACTTCAGAGGGCCCCTTCTGGATTCCTCTACAGAGTCCTGGGCAAAGTGCACAGTGAGTCTGGAGCGAGTATTGGTTACAGCTTTCTGTGCCTGACTGTGATCTTCATTGGCTTATTTTCTCTGAATTAAAATagcaatattctttttttcttttttaacatacatatttatatgtatgtaagtgGATATGCCACCAGGGTAAATGTGTGGAGGTCAAGTGATAGAATATGTGAGTCACTTCTGAGGATCAAATCAGGTTCTGTGTGGTGGCACGTGCTTCTATGCTCTGATTTGGAACCCTCTGAATCATCCTGCAGTCGCTTTTGTTTCTCCCCTAAATCGCAAGTGTGCTTTAGCTACAGCATGTGAGTGACTTCTCTCTtcataaaaaaatactaaattaaatgAAACTGGGAATTCTGAGTATTCCTAAGGTCACTTTGTTGTCACCAAAGACAGCATCCTCTATTGGTTCCAGCACTCTagtggcagaagcaggtggatctctgagttccaggccagccagggctacaaagtgacaacttgtctcaaaaaataaaacaaaaattgattAAAAGGCTTAAGTCTTCTCATTCCACTCCTGATCCTTTCTGGACTTAGATTTGGGACTCTGTCAATATATCTGTCACCTAATTCTGTTCCTTAGCTGCTTGTTTTTAAGTTCCAGCTTTGTATTCCATCTGTCTTAGCCATACTGTATTAAATCTGACATTCAATACACTACTCTGTTGTTTCTTGTGTCTCTGATCTTATTCCCAGAAATATGTTCATTATTtgatcaggattttttttttttttttttttttttttttttttttttttttttttttttttttgagacagggtttctctgtgtagccctggctgtcctggagctcattctgtagaccaggctggcctcgaactcagaaatccgcctgcctctgcctcccaactactgggattaaaggagtgtgccaccaccacctggctaggatttatttttttaaaagtgtttttatatCAAGTATCTATTCAAAACAGGTAACTTTGATCAGGACTAGCATGGACTAGCAAAATAATTGCAATGGGACCTTTCCCCTACCTATGTTTATATAGAACTGAGAGGTAACAGATGATACAGAGTGCCTTATGTTAAGTCACTAGTGCACCTTTGTGATGTTCATGGgctgtgcgtgcgtgcatgcatgcgtgcgtgcatgtgtgcgtgcgtgcgtgcgtgcgtgcgtgccatCTCAGGCAGGTGAAGATGCAAACATTGTCTCCTCCCACTATGTAGATCCCAAGGCTTGGCCTCAAGtaattaggcttggtggcaagtacctttacccatcTTGCCAACCCTCCTACCTCTCCCATTTTATGACCcaaagattttattcatttgttcatttccaTATTAAATGCTTGTTGAGAAATTACTTTGTGATAGGCAGTGGGATGGGGCTTGGTGTTACATACTTGTATACCCATAACATTGGCATTCCCAACATAAAGGAAGCTTAGTCAGAAGAATCTCAactttgaagctagcctgggatacatagaccagtcttcaaaacaaaaggaaaaaaatgaataaaaagggaAGATTCCTCTCATCAGGGAAGTTGTGTGTGTGCCCCTGAATATAGTGATACATTGGCAGCCTGAGCCAGGTAATGAGGCACACTGCTGTCCCGATAGACAGTTATTACTGGGCTTTGGAAGATTAGAAGGCTTTGCCAAATGGGAAAAGAGGGGATGTAGGAACTGAGGCAAAGATACAGATGGACTGAATGCATAGGTATCACTGAGCCCTGTAGTGTCTCTAGAAAAGTGGGCTTATGGGATATGTTCGGAACAAATAACAGGTTCAAGGTGTCTTCAGACTTTTGAATGGTATATCTGGGAATCTGAATTTTAACCTGAGGGCAGGAATGACTAGTGTTCAAAAATACTAACTTATTAACTGAGCCATATTATGCCATTTGAGGCCCTTTTGGAAAAAGGAGTCTTGATGTAAAGAGATATTCCAGAATTAGAGTCAAGCAAACATAGCAACCTGTCTGACTTTGTTCTCCCTGGTGCATTTGAGCAATTTACCTATAATAGAATTTGTCTAAGTTATACATTCCTTTCTATAGAAAAAGCCAAAAGAAAGTCACTGCAGCAGTGGTCCGattactttggttttgtttttgggtttttggggggttgttAAATGGCCATGTGGAGGTTAGATGGCATAGTTGTGAGTGTTGCTAATTCAGCTTTTAAAGCATTGGTCTGATATCCATGATGTCAGTACTCATGGGTGCCACGTGGTGGCAATGGTGGTACTGCAGATGTTGGCAGCAGTACAGTCTCAGTAGCAGTGGGAACCTTTGTAAAgcttgaaatactttttttttttttttttttttttttttttttttttttggtcataaAATTCTCCTGAGAACTATGAATTTAGCATAGCTGTAGGAAGAAAATGGCTTGATTTTAGTGAAAAGCAAAGTCATTTTCAAGggtcagaaaaaagaaagagaaggtgaaACAGATTTTGTTCCCCTCCCACAgctgaaaaccaaacattgacATTTCCTCTAAAAGGGGTGAAGAGACATATATATTGGGAAGTTCCTTACATGCCCACATCCTTTGCTTGTCAAACACCTTACACTTGCTGGatcaagacagagtctcactgggtagtcctggctgtcctgcaactcactgtgtagaccaggatggcctcaactCAACTGCTGCTATTAAAGCTACTATGCCTAGCTTAAATTACTCTTCTTTTTTTCCgctttcaagacaaggtttctctgtgtaacagttctggctgttctggaactcactttgtagaccactctgcaatctggccttgaactcacagagaactgcctgcctgtacctcccaaatactgagattaaagatagCTAGATTGCTTCTTGAAGGGGATCAGTAAACAGTATGAGCCCATGTGCAAGAAGAGCTCATTATCTTGAGTTGCAAACAgtaacttggggctggagagatggctcagcggttaagagcactggctgctcttccagaggtcctgagttcaattcccagcacccacatggtggctcacaaccatctgtaatgggatttgctgctcttttctggtgtgtctgaagacagggacagtgtactcatgtacataaaagaaataaatcaaagaaaagagtaaCTTGTTATAGGTTTTCTAGAATGTCATAGGAAATAATTCAACATTTCATccatttaaaaactaaagataCTTGGAGCTGAGGATAGCGATGCATCTTTACCCTCAGctacaaatcttttaaaaataaaataataagaaatggttgagatggctcagtggttaacaggctgctcttacagaggacctggagtCAGCTCCCGGTACTCACCTGATAACTCCTAGCTCTTGTTCTGATGGATCCAGTGCCCTTCTGTGACCTCTGAGAGCAACAGGCATCCAATGTAGATAAAGCATCCATAAAcctgagttttaaaagaaatgtaattagACATTTTGTGGACTGATTAAATGTCTTATCTCACAGTGCTGAATCTTTGAAACATAGTTTATGTAGTTTGTGAAGATTCTTATAAATCTTAAGCTTAAAGCACTGTTATAACCCCACTCCATCCcccatctttaaaagaaaatggggagCTACAGTGAAACAACTCTATCTGGGAGAGTGGAAATAATTTCAAGGTCATTAACCACATAAGTATGGTTGGATTAAAGGATATTCAACCAGAACTCATAATTCCATACTAGGTGATTTCAGTTCCCATGCTAAAATTAATTGGTGTgacatatttttactttatggtGCATCTCTCAGAGTCTGTAACTTTCTTGGtgttcttgtttggttttacAGCAGAGGGCAGCCATGAAGGATAACCTGATAAAGCTCCAGCAGGAAATGGCTCACCTGGAAGCTGTGCTCGAGCAGCATGGGAACCAGCCTTCGGGCCACTCCCCTTCCCTCCTAGCTGACCCTTGTGCCCAGGAAGATCCGGAGCAAAAGATACCAGGAACAGGTGTGTAATGCTGAGCAAATGCCAGTATCATAAGCAaaattcttccctcccttctccatctctcttatTTCCTTTGAAAAGTGAGGACTGAGTTCTGGCATTGTGTGATCTTTGCTCAGCGCATATTTACTGAGTTGTTCCATGAGTTATTTGGTAACCTTAGTCCTAGTCCCTGCTCACAAGAGATGTACCATTGAGAGGGACCCAAAGTAATCATTCACTCGTGTCCTTCTCTAGGAGTTTACACGGAGATGCCATGGACTCCATAGGAAATAGAAATAGTTCTTGCTGTTAGTTGTTGGAGATTGGTAATAGGTAACCCCATCATTTTAGAAAGCCATTCAGATGAAATCCTTACAGTGATAAATCACAAAATGAAGACCTGCTTCCTGGGTTTTCTCAGTTCTAAGAAGAGACCTTTGGTTTCAGGAGCTGTACCTTAGGTTTTCAGGTAGAAAGTGGGCTTTGGTGGTTGTGttgctaatcccagcacttggggtgtggaggcagagggatcaggaGTAAAGGAAGTTTTCATTAGAGACTCCTCGTGTGTGGCAGGCCGACCACAGGAAGAACTGGCACTTAGGAACAGACGGGCAGCGAGCCTTCACAGCTTCTTGACTCTGCTCTCGAAGTCCTACAGGACTTGCTCCAGCACTTTCTCCTCAGTCCTCTGGGCCTGTGGCCTTCCTTTGACTCTTAGGGACTCAAGTCTGCTCATTATTCAGTACAGTGGCCTTGGTCTCCACATGTGCCTTGtaatatttctctgtttagaaaCAGTAGCTCatgcaagggaagctgggaacTGTTGCTATGGCGCTGTTTCACAGCCT
The nucleotide sequence above comes from Arvicanthis niloticus isolate mArvNil1 chromosome 6, mArvNil1.pat.X, whole genome shotgun sequence. Encoded proteins:
- the Brca1 gene encoding breast cancer type 1 susceptibility protein isoform X5, with protein sequence MRPRLATALGTTLRSYSDLSSLELEEMDLSAVRIQEVHSVLHGMQKILECPICLELIKEPVSTKCDHIFCKFCMLKLLDQKKGPSKCPLCKNEITKRSLQGSPRFSQLVEELLRITDAFELDTGMQFANGFSFSKKKNNSSEDLNEEVSIIQSVGYRNRVKRLQQIESGNASLKDSLSVQLSNLGIVRSMKKNRQTQPQNKSVYIELESDSSEETVNKPIGCSVRDQELLQNAPRGAGDEGKLHSTREAACELSGGIRNIEHHQCSDKDLNPTENHATERHPEQCQSISVPNVRVGPCGTDAHASSLQHETSSLLLTKDRMNAEKAEFCDKSKQSGIAVSQQSRWPESKETCNDRQVPSTGEKVDPNVDSLCGRKKWNHSKSLCPENSGATTDVSWMMLNSSIQKVNEWFSRTGEMLTSDSASDRRHESNAEAAVVLEVSNEVDGCFNSSKKIDLAAPGPHNALMYESGRDFSKSVENNMNDKIFGKTYQRKGSRPHLNHVTEIIGTLTTEPQITQEQPFTNKLKRKRSTCLHPEDFIRKADLTVVQRTPEDINQGTGQVEPNGQAVSITSNFQENKTTGNNLQKEKNTHPIESLRKEPAFTAKARSVSNSISDLEVELNIHSSKAPKKNRLRRKPSTRCALPLEPISRNPSPPARAELHIDSCGSSEETKKNNSNQTPARRIRAPQLIEDTEPADDAKKNEPNEHVRKRSASDAFPEEKLMNKAGLLTSCSSPRKPQGPVNPSPQRKGIEQLETCQMPDNTKELGDLVLGEEPSGKPTDRSEESTSVSLVPDTDCDTQNSVSVLEATTVRYARTGSVQCMTQFVASENPKELVNGSNNAGSGTECFKHPLRQELNHSQETREMEDSELDTQCLQNTFQVSKRQSFALFSKPRSPQKDGAHSVPSKESSPKVTPKGKQKECHGQEESEISHVRAVMATVDLPVPCQEDHLEQPMRSGKIFQICSETPDDLLDDVEIRENTSFGEGNIMERSAVFNGSVLRRESSRSPSPVTHALMSQSLRRGARKLESSEESDSAEDEDLPCFQHLLSRISNTPELPRCSSVVTQPMSEKADGARAPWKGSISDCSNEVILIEASQEHPFSEDPKCSGSMFSSQHSAAPGSPANAESQDPSFNPPSKQRSHQSENEEAFLSDKELISDNEEMAACQEEDNDQEEDSIIPDSAASGYESETNLSEDCSQSDILTTQQRAAMKDNLIKLQQEMAHLEAVLEQHGNQPSGHSPSLLADPCAQEDPEQKIPGTAILTSKNINENPVSQNPKSSCDDKFQPQSPDGPTSGDSESGMHRPSFTSPLAHSRCSAHGRSRGLQNRNSPSQEELLQPVESEKSCEPHNLTGQSCLPRQDLEGTPYLESGISLFSSRDPESESPKEPAHICTTPASTSALKIFQGQVAKSFGSPAAAGADTTVVGTVSKIQPELTTSTERADREIAMVVSGLTPKEVMIVQKFAEKYHLTLTDAITEETTHVIIKTDAEFVCERTLKYFLGIAGGKWIVSYLWVIQSIQKRKLLNVHEFEVKGDVVTGRNHQGPRRSRESQEKLFKSLQVYCCEPFTNMPKDELERMLQLCGASVVKKLPSLTHDTTQDAHPIVIVQPSAWTEDSDCPDIGQLCKARLVMWDWVLDSISVYQCRNLDAYMVQNITCGHDSSEPQNSSD
- the Brca1 gene encoding breast cancer type 1 susceptibility protein isoform X3 is translated as MDLSAVRIQEVHSVLHGMQKILECPICLELIKEPVSTKCDHIFCKFCMLKLLDQKKGPSKCPLCKNEITKRSLQGSPRFSQLVEELLRITDAFELDTGMQFANGFSFSKKKNNSSEDLNEEVSIIQSVGYRNRVKRLQQIESGNASLKDSLSVQLSNLGIVRSMKKNRQTQPQNKSVYIELESDSSEETVNKPIGCSVRDQELLQNAPRGAGDEGKLHSTREAACELSGGIRNIEHHQCSDKDLNPTENHATERHPEQCQSISVPNVRVGPCGTDAHASSLQHETSSLLLTKDRMNAEKAEFCDKSKQSGIAVSQQSRWPESKETCNDRQVPSTGEKVDPNVDSLCGRKKWNHSKSLCPENSGATTDVSWMMLNSSIQKVNEWFSRTGEMLTSDSASDRRHESNAEAAVVLEVSNEVDGCFNSSKKIDLAAPGPHNALMYESGRDFSKSVENNMNDKIFGKTYQRKGSRPHLNHVTEIIGTLTTEPQITQEQPFTNKLKRKRSTCLHPEDFIRKADLTVVQRTPEDINQGTGQVEPNGQAVSITSNFQENKTTGNNLQKEKNTHPIESLRKEPAFTAKARSVSNSISDLEVELNIHSSKAPKKNRLRRKPSTRCALPLEPISRNPSPPARAELHIDSCGSSEETKKNNSNQTPARRIRAPQLIEDTEPADDAKKNEPNEHVRKRSASDAFPEEKLMNKAGLLTSCSSPRKPQGPVNPSPQRKGIEQLETCQMPDNTKELGDLVLGEEPSGKPTDRSEESTSVSLVPDTDCDTQNSVSVLEATTVRYARTGSVQCMTQFVASENPKELVNGSNNAGSGTECFKHPLRQELNHSQETREMEDSELDTQCLQNTFQVSKRQSFALFSKPRSPQKDGAHSVPSKESSPKVTPKGKQKECHGQEESEISHVRAVMATVDLPVPCQEGKPGVNRMCAGVSRLCLSSHYRSGENGLSTTGKSGISQNSHFKQSVSPIRSSIKTDSRKPLTEGRFEKHKSSTEKAMENETLIQSTVHTISQDNRGNACQEASLGSINEVCSTGENFRGQLGRNRGPKGNTMLPLDSTQPGVCKQSVPVSDKYLEIRKQEDEAVGIDFSPSLFSDHLEQPMRSGKIFQICSETPDDLLDDVEIRENTSFGEGNIMERSAVFNGSVLRRESSRSPSPVTHALMSQSLRRGARKLESSEESDSAEDEDLPCFQHLLSRISNTPELPRCSSVVTQPMSEKADGARAPWKGSISDCSNEVILIEASQEHPFSEDPKCSGSMFSSQHSAAPGSPANAESQDPSFNPPSKQRSHQSENEEAFLSDKELISDNEEMAACQEEDNDQEEDSIIPDSAASGYESETNLSEDCSQSDILTTQQRAAMKDNLIKLQQEMAHLEAVLEQHGNQPSGHSPSLLADPCAQEDPEQKIPGTAILTSKNINENPVSQNPKSSCDDKFQPQSPDGPTSGDSESGMHRPSFTSPLAHSRCSAHGRSRGLQNRNSPSQEELLQPVESEKSCEPHNLTGQSCLPRQDLEGTPYLESGISLFSSRDPESESPKEPAHICTTPASTSALKIFQGQVAKSFGSPAAAGADTTVVGTVSKIQPELTTSTERADREIAMVVSGLTPKEVMIVQKFAEKYHLTLTDAITEETTHVIIKTDAEFVCERTLKYFLGIAGGKWIVSYLWVIQSIQKRKLLNVHEFEVKGDVVTGRNHQGPRRSRESQEKLFKSLQVYCCEPFTNMPKDELERMLQLCGASVVKKLPSLTHDTTQDAHPIVIVQPSAWTEDSDCPDIGQLCKARLVMWDWVLDSISVYQCRNLDAYMVQNITCGHDSSEPQNSSD